In Gemmatimonadales bacterium, the genomic stretch CCTGGTTCTTCCGCATCCTCACGAACCAGTGCCACGACGCGGTCCAGCGGCGGAGGCCCAGCGCGGACGTCGAAGCACTCGATCCACCGGCCCGGGAGCGTGCGGACGACGCCCTGGAGCGGAACGAGTTGGGCTTGGCCATCGAGGCGGCGCTTGCCCGGCTCACGCCCGAGCAGCGAGAGGCGTTCGTGATGAAGCACGTGGACGGGCGTTCGTACGAGGAGATGGAAGAACTGCTCGGCGTGGGGGTGGATGCGCTCAAGATGCGGGTACACCGGGCGCGTGACGCGATGCGGAGCATGATGGAGGCGCTGCGATGAACGACGACCGGCTGCTCGAAGCGGTTCGCGCCTACCAGGAGAGCCTGCCGTCACTGGACGCCGGGCTCGATGACGCGGTGATGGCCGCGGTGCGCGCCCGAGCCACGCCGGCGCGCCGGCGCGCCGGATGGCGCTGGCTGGTCGAGCCGCAGTCGCTCAAGGTGCGGCCCATCTGGGCACCGGTGCTCGCGGCCGCGGCGGCGTTCACGATATGGATCGCGGGCCGGGGCCCGGCGCCGGTGGCGCCGGATCCGCTCGCCGGCGCGCGCGCCGCCGCCTTGGCGGACACCGTGTTCGTTCATTTCCAGCTGGCCGCGCCGGGGGCGAGGGTAGTCGCCGTCGCTGGTTCGTTCAACGACTGGCGCCCGGAGGCGCAGCCCATGGTTTTGGGCCGGGACGGCTGGTGGTCGATCACGGTGCCGCTGCCCGTGGGCGAGCACCGCTACCAGTTCGTCGTGGACGGCGCGCGGTGGCTGCCGGACCCATCCGCCCACGCCCAGGTGGACGACGGCTTCGGCGGCGCGAACAGCGTGATCGTGGTAGGTCCCAGAGGGTTGGTGAGATCATGAACGCGAGTCGCATGACAGCGGTGGTGCTGCTGGCGCTTCTGCCGGCACTGGCGGCGGCCCAGGAGGCCGATGTTCGCGCGCAGCTCCTCGCGCGGGGGCTGCCTCCGGAGCTGACCGGCCAGGTGGCCGCGATCGCCGCGGAAGCGGCCGCGCGGGGCGTGCCCACAGGGCCGCTCGCCGACAAGGCCATCGAGGGTTGGTCGAAACACGTGCCGGACGCGCGCATCCTGGGCGCGGTGCAGGCGCTGTCGGCGCGCCTCGGCGACGCGCGTGAGGCGGTGCGCGCGGCGGGACTGGCATCGCCGCCCGGCGAGGTCGTAGCGGCCGCGGCGGAGGCGATGGGGCGGGGGATAGGGCAGGCGCAGATCGGCGAAGTGGTGCGCGCGGCCCAGACGCCCGCCGCCGCCGCGCCAGGACTCAACGTTGCGGCGGCGCTCGTCGCCGAGGGGCTCGCGAGCGAGCAGGCGGTCGCGGTGGTCGTGGACGCGCTGCGGGCAGGGCGCCCCATCGCGCAGATACTCGACATGCCGTCGGTGGCGCGGGCGATGCAGGCGCAGGGGATGACTCCCGCCGACGTCGGTCGCGAGATGATGCGAGGAGGCGGGCCGCACCAGCGGCCGCGGCCAGGACGGGGCATGGGTGTCCGGCCGCCCGATGTGCCTCCCGGGCCGGTGCGCCCGCGTAATCCCCGCGATGGCGGCGGGATGCACCGCCCCCCCCCCGCGGCCCTGACGGTGCGGGGAGGCCGGTGAGCCACCGCGCGCACCTCGTCGCCGCGACCGCCCTGCTCGTCGCGGTCGGCGGGCCCCTCGCGGCGCAGGATCTCTCGCTGCGCCTGGGCGGAGTTCGCGCCCGCTACGCGGACACCCTCACCGGATCGGCCGGCGCGTTGGCCGGCCGTCTCGCGTGGGAGACACCCAACCTCCGAGCAGCGTTCGACGGCAACTACACGCGCTTCACTTCCGGCGCCTGGACTACCCAGTTCAGCGGGACCGCGCTCGGCGTGCGCTCGATGGGCTCAGGGCTGGGCCTCGGGGTCCAGGCGGACGTTTACGGCGACTACCTGACCGGCGGCTCGTGGAGCGGCACGGCGTCGGCGGGGCCGGTGGTCGCCGTGCCGGTGGGCCGGTGGCTGGCCGCGGCGAGCCTGACGGCCGGAGGCCTTCGGCGCATCG encodes the following:
- a CDS encoding isoamylase early set domain-containing protein: MNDDRLLEAVRAYQESLPSLDAGLDDAVMAAVRARATPARRRAGWRWLVEPQSLKVRPIWAPVLAAAAAFTIWIAGRGPAPVAPDPLAGARAAALADTVFVHFQLAAPGARVVAVAGSFNDWRPEAQPMVLGRDGWWSITVPLPVGEHRYQFVVDGARWLPDPSAHAQVDDGFGGANSVIVVGPRGLVRS
- a CDS encoding RNA polymerase sigma factor, which codes for MEPSDGAVVRRVLAGDVESYRILVERYRMEFGRYAVSLVGDGDAAADAVQESFIRAFDSLASCRDPEKFGAWFFRILTNQCHDAVQRRRPSADVEALDPPARERADDALERNELGLAIEAALARLTPEQREAFVMKHVDGRSYEEMEELLGVGVDALKMRVHRARDAMRSMMEALR